One stretch of Rhodospirillaceae bacterium DNA includes these proteins:
- a CDS encoding DegT/DnrJ/EryC1/StrS family aminotransferase encodes MAQRADIDAAILRVLNDGWYIMGEEVAAFEREFAAFAKTRFAVGVASGTDALTLGLRALDVGPGDAVITVSHTAVATVAAIELAGATPVLVDIGADWTMDPRALGRLLDAWPAGVPKAKAIVPVHLYGQPAAMAAIAPIAEAHDLIMLEDCSQAHGAGINNRLVGSWSRLAAYSLYPTKNLGALGDAGVISTDDPVLQEKLCALRQYGWRDRYISDMPGINSRLDPIQAGVLRVKLQVLERDTERRRAIAARYDAGLAGLSGLVLPARSAGYAPVFHQYVVNAGPRRDALQAALKARDILTVIHYPVPIHLQPAYRGKIAIGPGGLPQSELAAHCVLSLPMFPQLSDEDVDCVIAAIRGFWQTA; translated from the coding sequence CTGGCGCAGCGCGCCGACATCGACGCGGCGATCCTGCGCGTGCTCAATGACGGCTGGTACATCATGGGCGAGGAAGTCGCGGCGTTCGAACGCGAATTCGCTGCCTTCGCGAAGACCCGCTTTGCGGTTGGTGTCGCCAGCGGAACCGATGCGCTGACCCTGGGCTTGCGCGCGCTCGATGTCGGTCCGGGCGACGCTGTCATCACCGTCTCGCATACCGCTGTCGCAACCGTTGCAGCCATCGAACTGGCCGGCGCCACCCCGGTACTGGTCGATATCGGCGCCGACTGGACCATGGATCCGCGCGCCCTCGGCAGGCTGCTCGACGCCTGGCCGGCCGGCGTGCCAAAGGCCAAGGCAATCGTGCCAGTGCATCTCTACGGTCAGCCGGCTGCAATGGCCGCGATCGCACCGATCGCCGAAGCCCATGACCTCATCATGCTTGAGGATTGCAGCCAGGCCCACGGTGCCGGCATCAACAACCGCCTGGTCGGTAGCTGGTCCCGCCTGGCGGCCTACAGCCTCTATCCGACCAAGAATCTGGGCGCGCTTGGCGATGCCGGCGTCATCAGCACCGACGATCCGGTCCTCCAGGAAAAGCTCTGCGCGCTGCGCCAGTATGGCTGGCGCGATCGCTACATCAGCGACATGCCGGGTATCAACAGCCGGCTCGACCCCATCCAGGCTGGCGTGCTGCGGGTGAAGCTGCAGGTGCTTGAGCGCGACACGGAGCGGCGCCGCGCTATTGCCGCGCGCTACGATGCTGGGCTCGCTGGCCTCTCCGGCCTCGTCCTGCCCGCCCGCTCGGCCGGCTATGCGCCGGTCTTTCATCAGTATGTCGTCAATGCCGGCCCGCGCCGCGATGCGTTGCAGGCGGCGCTTAAGGCGCGGGATATTCTGACGGTGATTCATTATCCCGTGCCGATCCATCTCCAGCCGGCCTATCGCGGCAAGATCGCCATCGGCCCCGGTGGCTTGCCGCAATCGGAACTGGCGGCTCACTGCGTCCTCAGCTTGCCGATGTTTCCGCAACTGAGCGACGAAGATGTCGACTGCGTCATCGCGGCTATCCGCGGTTTCTGGCAGACCGCCTAG
- the rfbA gene encoding glucose-1-phosphate thymidylyltransferase RfbA, giving the protein MKGIILAGGSGTRLHPATLVVTKQLLPVYDKPMIYYPLVTLMLADIRDILIITKPEDLEKFRSLLGDGSQWGIRLQYAVQSQPRGIAEAFLIGREFIGNDSCALILGDNIFFGLGLRDLLMRAASVKTGAFVFAHWVADPERYGVLDMGADRKVKAILEKPNPAPSNWAVTGLYFYGPGVADVAAGIKPSPRGELEVTDVNSAYLARNELQVQVLGRGFAWLDAGTPESLLDASNFIATVEKRQGLKISVPEEIAWRLGFIDAAQVAKIAAGYGSGPYGKYLEWILAMG; this is encoded by the coding sequence ATGAAGGGGATCATTCTGGCGGGCGGCAGCGGCACGCGCCTGCATCCGGCGACGCTCGTGGTGACCAAGCAGCTCCTGCCGGTCTATGACAAGCCGATGATCTATTATCCGCTGGTCACCCTGATGCTGGCTGACATCCGCGATATCCTGATCATCACCAAGCCGGAGGATCTTGAGAAGTTCCGCTCCCTGCTGGGCGATGGCAGCCAGTGGGGGATCCGGCTGCAATATGCCGTCCAGTCGCAGCCGCGGGGTATCGCCGAGGCATTCCTGATCGGGCGTGAGTTCATCGGCAACGATTCCTGCGCGCTGATCCTGGGCGACAACATCTTCTTCGGCCTTGGGCTGCGTGACCTGCTGATGCGGGCCGCATCGGTCAAGACCGGGGCCTTCGTCTTTGCGCATTGGGTGGCCGATCCGGAGCGGTACGGCGTGCTCGATATGGGCGCCGACCGCAAGGTGAAGGCGATCCTGGAGAAGCCGAATCCCGCGCCGTCGAACTGGGCGGTGACCGGCCTCTATTTCTATGGCCCGGGCGTCGCCGATGTCGCCGCCGGTATCAAGCCGTCGCCGCGCGGCGAGCTGGAAGTGACCGACGTCAACAGTGCTTATCTGGCGCGCAACGAATTGCAGGTCCAGGTGCTGGGCCGGGGCTTTGCCTGGCTGGATGCGGGTACGCCGGAGAGCCTGCTCGATGCCAGCAACTTCATCGCCACGGTGGAAAAGCGCCAAGGGTTGAAGATTTCGGTGCCGGAGGAGATTGCCTGGCGCCTCGGCTTCATCGACGCGGCGCAAGTGGCCAAGATCGCGGCCGGCTATGGCAGCGGTCCCTACGGCAAATATCTGGAGTGGATCCTCGCCATGGGCTGA
- the rfbB gene encoding dTDP-glucose 4,6-dehydratase: MTVIVTGGAGFIGSALVGQLNALGTSVVTIDKLTYAANPDNLADLARPDLHRLHQVDICDAPAVRRIFAETRPVAIYHLAAESHVDRSIDDPVPFVRTNVEGSAVLLTATRDYCAGLDATARGQFRFLQVSTDEVYGELGASGAFDENSPYRPNSPYAASKAAADHFARAFARTYDLPVLLTNCGNNYGPRQFPEKLIPLTILNAVAGKTLPVYGAGQQVRDWIHVDDHAAALRAVVAGGRPRETYLVGARGEMRNVDIVQKICALLDVLKPRTDGRPYAEQIAFVTDRPGHDDRYAIDPRKIESEIGWYAAIEVDRGLRETVEWYLDNPAFCARSEASYDRRRIGLISDDKEKRA, encoded by the coding sequence ATGACGGTCATTGTCACGGGCGGGGCGGGGTTCATCGGATCGGCCCTGGTGGGGCAATTGAACGCGCTGGGCACCAGCGTCGTCACGATCGACAAGCTTACCTATGCTGCCAACCCGGACAATCTTGCCGACCTGGCGCGGCCCGACCTCCATCGCCTGCACCAGGTCGACATTTGCGATGCGCCGGCGGTCCGCCGCATCTTCGCCGAAACACGGCCGGTTGCGATTTATCATCTGGCGGCGGAAAGCCATGTCGATCGGTCGATCGACGACCCGGTCCCCTTCGTGCGCACCAATGTCGAAGGATCGGCGGTGCTGCTGACGGCAACGCGTGACTATTGCGCCGGACTGGATGCCACGGCACGGGGGCAGTTCCGTTTCCTGCAGGTCTCCACCGACGAAGTCTATGGCGAATTGGGGGCGAGCGGCGCCTTCGATGAAAACAGTCCTTATCGCCCAAATTCGCCCTATGCCGCCAGCAAGGCCGCGGCCGATCATTTCGCACGCGCTTTCGCGCGGACCTATGATCTGCCTGTGCTGCTGACCAATTGCGGCAACAATTACGGGCCGCGCCAGTTTCCCGAGAAACTCATTCCGCTGACCATCCTCAATGCCGTGGCCGGCAAGACGCTGCCGGTCTATGGCGCCGGACAGCAGGTGCGGGACTGGATTCATGTCGATGATCATGCGGCGGCCCTGCGCGCGGTGGTGGCGGGCGGCCGTCCGCGCGAAACCTACCTGGTCGGCGCGCGCGGCGAGATGCGCAACGTCGACATCGTCCAGAAGATCTGCGCGCTGCTGGATGTGCTCAAGCCAAGGACGGACGGCCGTCCTTATGCCGAGCAGATCGCGTTCGTTACCGACCGGCCGGGCCATGATGACCGCTATGCCATCGATCCGCGCAAGATCGAGAGCGAGATCGGCTGGTACGCGGCGATCGAGGTGGACCGGGGGTTGCGCGAGACGGTGGAGTGGTATCTCGACAATCCGGCCTTTTGCGCACGTTCCGAGGCCAGCTATGATCGGCGCCGGATCGGATTGATTTCTGACGACAAGGAAAAGCGGGCATGA
- a CDS encoding SDR family oxidoreductase has translation MGRIHLISGASSGIGARIAAELQRAGDEVVPVVRRAEDAVKLGATRHLLCDFADPAQTQSAFQSFEGPVDSFINAAGMAIGKAIWDTAPGDIGVLMNVNLISPMLACGALRGKINAGGAIILLSSQSAYRGGWDDAYNASKGGINTFIKSLAMKLAPDVRVIGIAPGIVIGTRMTAGRQQNDLDRIKETIPLKRFAEVGEVAAMVLSLLGPAGAYVTGAVIDMNGGNYLR, from the coding sequence ATGGGTCGCATACATCTGATTTCCGGCGCCAGTTCCGGGATCGGCGCCAGGATCGCCGCGGAGTTGCAGCGTGCAGGCGATGAAGTTGTGCCGGTCGTGCGCCGTGCCGAGGATGCGGTGAAGCTGGGCGCCACCCGGCATCTGCTGTGCGATTTCGCCGATCCAGCGCAGACGCAGAGCGCGTTCCAGTCCTTCGAGGGTCCGGTCGATTCCTTCATCAACGCGGCCGGCATGGCGATCGGCAAGGCGATCTGGGATACGGCGCCGGGCGATATCGGCGTCCTCATGAACGTCAACCTGATCAGCCCGATGCTGGCCTGCGGCGCGCTGCGCGGCAAGATCAATGCCGGCGGCGCCATCATTCTCCTGTCCTCGCAATCGGCTTATCGTGGTGGCTGGGACGATGCCTACAACGCCTCCAAGGGCGGCATCAACACCTTCATCAAATCGCTGGCCATGAAGCTTGCCCCTGATGTGCGCGTCATCGGCATCGCGCCCGGCATCGTCATTGGCACGCGCATGACGGCGGGGCGGCAGCAGAACGATCTCGACCGCATCAAGGAGACGATTCCGCTCAAACGCTTTGCCGAGGTGGGCGAGGTGGCGGCGATGGTCCTGTCGCTGCTGGGACCTGCCGGCGCCTATGTGACGGGTGCAGTCATCGACATGAACGGTGGCAACTATCTGCGCTGA
- a CDS encoding Gfo/Idh/MocA family oxidoreductase — MASPKAISVAQIGYGYWGTNLARNAAANPQLSLDLICDVSAANRAKAAAAHPTARILADSAEVFADATIDAVIVVTPASTHAEICQRAIEAGKHVLVTKPLATSVADAAAMAALAAQHGRTLLIDHTFLYTPAVAFLKQALAQGDLGKPLYYDSVRTGLGIFKSDVNIVDDLAIHDIAILEHLFAELPATVSATAAASFSGLRESLAYITLTYRDGLVAHLAAHWLSPLKQRQVVIAGDARMLAWDDSRVGERIRIFDSGITRTESAVVPGRADVSYRNGEVTVPTLGDTEALAAEMADFVTCIRSGAVPRASGQSGVRVMRIVAAAHRSAAQGGAPAAIEG; from the coding sequence ATGGCGTCGCCTAAGGCCATCTCGGTAGCCCAGATCGGCTATGGCTATTGGGGCACCAACCTTGCCCGCAACGCAGCCGCCAATCCGCAGCTATCCCTCGATCTCATCTGCGATGTGAGCGCGGCGAACCGCGCCAAGGCGGCTGCCGCGCATCCCACCGCGCGGATTCTCGCCGACAGCGCCGAGGTGTTCGCGGATGCTACCATCGACGCGGTCATCGTGGTAACGCCGGCCTCGACCCATGCCGAGATCTGCCAGCGTGCCATCGAGGCGGGCAAGCATGTGCTGGTGACCAAGCCGCTGGCAACCAGTGTCGCCGACGCGGCGGCGATGGCGGCGCTCGCCGCACAGCATGGCCGCACGCTGCTCATCGATCATACCTTCCTCTACACGCCGGCAGTGGCTTTCCTGAAACAGGCGTTGGCGCAGGGGGATCTCGGCAAGCCGCTCTATTACGATTCCGTGCGCACCGGGCTCGGCATCTTCAAGAGCGACGTCAACATCGTCGACGATCTGGCGATCCACGACATCGCCATCCTGGAACATCTGTTCGCCGAGCTGCCCGCAACCGTGTCGGCGACGGCCGCCGCGAGTTTCAGCGGGCTGCGCGAGAGCCTTGCCTATATCACGCTCACCTACCGAGATGGGTTGGTGGCGCATCTCGCGGCTCATTGGCTGTCGCCGCTCAAGCAGCGTCAAGTAGTCATCGCCGGCGATGCTCGCATGCTGGCCTGGGACGACAGCCGCGTCGGCGAGCGAATCCGCATCTTCGACAGCGGCATCACGCGCACCGAATCCGCCGTCGTACCGGGCCGCGCCGACGTCAGCTACCGAAATGGCGAGGTGACCGTGCCGACGCTCGGCGACACGGAGGCCCTGGCCGCCGAGATGGCCGATTTCGTCACCTGCATCCGCAGCGGTGCCGTGCCGCGTGCCAGCGGGCAGAGCGGAGTGCGGGTGATGCGGATCGTCGCGGCCGCGCATCGTTCGGCGGCGCAAGGCGGCGCCCCGGCCGCGATCGAAGGCTAG
- a CDS encoding sugar phosphate isomerase/epimerase, whose translation MLLSVSNIAWTQGDDPALLNLLRANGYAGLDVAPTKIWPDWQADSAATARFARQVTDAGLRTIGMQSIFFGTTSLNIFADGERWLATKRHLRRVAGIAKNIGATRIVFGAPANRDPGNLAAAAAAEIALRRLRRLGGIFADAGTRLCLEPVPADAGGRFLLTTLETATFVRLVDHPGICLNLDSAFLAGEGEPIERTIQSCADVIGHAHASEPALGTFAPSRVDHRAMGVALRKIGYTGAVAIEMRAITGAEERNLRDAMKVVSACYGVA comes from the coding sequence ATGTTGCTCTCGGTCTCCAACATCGCTTGGACACAAGGCGATGACCCGGCGCTGCTGAACCTGCTGCGCGCGAACGGCTATGCCGGGCTCGACGTGGCGCCCACCAAGATCTGGCCCGACTGGCAGGCGGATTCCGCTGCGACGGCGCGATTCGCACGGCAGGTCACGGATGCGGGCCTGCGCACCATCGGCATGCAATCGATCTTCTTCGGCACCACGAGCCTCAACATCTTTGCCGATGGCGAGCGCTGGCTAGCTACGAAACGGCATCTGCGCCGTGTTGCGGGAATTGCCAAGAATATCGGCGCGACGCGGATCGTGTTCGGGGCGCCGGCCAACCGCGACCCCGGCAATCTGGCGGCCGCTGCCGCCGCCGAGATCGCGCTGCGCCGTCTGCGGCGGCTGGGCGGAATCTTCGCCGATGCCGGCACGCGCCTGTGCCTGGAGCCGGTGCCGGCCGATGCCGGGGGGCGATTCCTGCTCACCACCCTCGAGACCGCGACCTTCGTGCGCCTGGTCGATCACCCGGGCATCTGCCTCAACCTCGACTCAGCCTTTCTGGCGGGCGAGGGCGAACCGATCGAGCGCACCATCCAGTCCTGCGCCGATGTGATCGGCCACGCCCATGCCAGCGAACCGGCGCTCGGAACCTTCGCACCGTCCCGGGTCGATCACCGCGCCATGGGCGTCGCCCTGCGCAAAATCGGCTATACCGGCGCCGTCGCCATCGAGATGCGCGCGATCACGGGCGCCGAAGAACGCAATCTCCGCGATGCAATGAAGGTCGTGAGTGCCTGCTATGGCGTCGCCTAA
- a CDS encoding methyltransferase domain-containing protein, with amino-acid sequence MNKPAKNEDIRLMAENQVVDPGTYDEDYFERGVQTQKSGYQNYSWLPELTIKMAHHLVQLLPIKHGEKVLDFGCAKGFLVKALRLLDVDAYGVDVSEYAIDRVDPQVRGLCTRITGPQDPRCFNRDYDWLVSKDVFEHLTEAQLTELLQLARGRVKHMFAAIPIGKDDSKGFIIPEYDRDITHVTMEPLHWWMELFQKNGWNVDSATHSFRGVKDSWTAAWPHGNAFFVVSRR; translated from the coding sequence ATGAACAAACCAGCGAAGAACGAGGATATCCGGCTGATGGCTGAGAACCAGGTCGTCGACCCAGGCACCTATGACGAGGATTACTTCGAGCGTGGCGTGCAGACGCAGAAGTCCGGCTATCAGAATTATTCCTGGCTCCCGGAGCTGACCATCAAGATGGCGCACCATCTGGTACAGCTCCTGCCGATCAAGCACGGCGAGAAGGTGCTGGATTTCGGCTGCGCTAAGGGTTTCCTGGTCAAGGCGCTGCGCCTGCTCGATGTCGATGCCTATGGCGTCGATGTTTCGGAATATGCGATCGACCGGGTCGATCCGCAGGTGCGCGGTCTGTGCACACGCATCACCGGGCCGCAGGATCCGCGCTGCTTCAACCGCGACTATGACTGGCTGGTGTCGAAGGATGTGTTCGAACATCTGACCGAGGCGCAGCTCACCGAATTGCTGCAGCTGGCCCGCGGCCGCGTGAAGCACATGTTCGCCGCCATTCCCATCGGCAAGGATGACAGCAAGGGCTTCATTATCCCGGAATACGACCGTGACATCACACATGTGACGATGGAGCCGCTGCATTGGTGGATGGAGCTGTTCCAGAAGAACGGCTGGAATGTCGATTCCGCCACGCACAGTTTCCGCGGGGTGAAGGACAGCTGGACGGCGGCCTGGCCGCATGGCAATGCATTCTTCGTCGTCTCGCGACGCTGA
- a CDS encoding radical SAM protein, which yields MSTMTAGQVLKRMETARFILSYVDNQRSGRRELVLQGKTEGKHRAEHARVDILDDNGRLIEARPIDDAIAEFVFANFEQRGDTESFSIYRSDLDSGHFDQQRSKRTAPAQVRHQLTNAEKSFTANGAKLWYHKPIFDKYRDTGFGSIIRATMTNHQVCASRCPFCSTISRNRKDAVTLQEAKDFVDRLYFDQADYNRKNFPEYNEAYKAATGSDIRLRGLILSGGGQPNLWPHFAEFVEYLSTLDIDLGLITNGFPQKVPDETYRHVQWIRISITPEDASPFYPDQRFDKQYMPELIRNNKDITVGYSYVFGPWTTDDILNRITQSLADNGFDYCRTLTDCNLTREMQLIAHRELAERLFRLGYIDALGNPTGRIFHQFKYHGSKPEAEELWDGGQCFLQTYSVFWDTTGHEQNGKSYCYACDSVTVLVDSDESGTVTSSERKFNHEKWGTVPNTEVNRLYTEPVKAYFDPRKVCTSCLFMRNNRTVKEIINAPRDLSVEVPTGLQHLNFP from the coding sequence ATGAGCACAATGACTGCGGGGCAAGTGTTGAAGCGCATGGAGACAGCGCGCTTTATCCTGTCCTATGTCGACAATCAGCGGTCCGGACGCCGTGAGCTCGTCCTCCAGGGCAAGACCGAGGGGAAGCACCGCGCCGAACATGCGCGGGTCGATATCCTCGACGACAATGGCCGCTTGATCGAAGCGCGCCCGATCGACGATGCGATCGCCGAGTTCGTGTTTGCCAATTTCGAGCAGCGTGGCGACACGGAATCCTTCAGCATCTATCGCAGCGATCTCGACAGCGGGCATTTCGACCAGCAGCGCTCGAAGCGCACGGCCCCGGCCCAGGTGCGCCACCAGCTCACCAACGCCGAGAAGAGCTTCACCGCCAACGGCGCCAAGCTGTGGTACCACAAACCCATTTTCGACAAGTATCGCGACACCGGGTTCGGCAGCATCATCCGCGCCACAATGACCAATCATCAGGTCTGCGCATCGCGCTGTCCGTTCTGTTCGACCATCTCGCGCAACCGCAAAGACGCCGTGACCCTGCAGGAAGCCAAGGATTTCGTCGACCGCCTCTATTTCGACCAGGCCGACTACAACCGCAAGAATTTTCCTGAGTATAACGAGGCCTACAAGGCCGCGACCGGCAGCGATATCCGCCTGCGCGGCCTGATCCTGTCCGGCGGCGGCCAGCCCAATCTGTGGCCGCATTTCGCCGAGTTCGTCGAGTACCTGTCGACGCTCGATATCGATCTCGGCCTCATTACCAACGGCTTTCCGCAGAAGGTGCCGGACGAGACCTACCGCCATGTCCAGTGGATCCGCATTTCGATCACGCCGGAGGATGCGTCGCCCTTCTATCCCGACCAGCGGTTCGACAAGCAGTACATGCCGGAGCTGATCAGGAACAACAAGGATATCACGGTCGGCTATTCCTATGTGTTCGGTCCGTGGACGACCGACGATATCCTGAACCGGATTACGCAATCCTTGGCCGATAACGGCTTCGACTATTGCCGCACGCTGACCGATTGCAACCTGACGCGCGAGATGCAGCTGATCGCGCACCGGGAATTGGCCGAGCGCCTGTTCCGCCTCGGCTATATCGACGCGCTGGGCAACCCGACGGGCCGCATCTTCCACCAGTTCAAGTATCATGGCTCCAAGCCGGAGGCCGAGGAACTGTGGGATGGCGGCCAGTGCTTCCTGCAGACCTACAGCGTGTTCTGGGACACGACGGGCCATGAGCAGAATGGCAAGTCCTATTGCTATGCATGCGATTCCGTGACTGTCCTCGTCGACAGCGACGAAAGCGGCACCGTCACCAGTTCGGAACGCAAGTTCAATCACGAGAAATGGGGCACCGTGCCCAACACCGAGGTGAACCGCCTGTACACCGAGCCGGTGAAGGCCTATTTCGACCCGCGCAAGGTGTGCACGTCGTGCCTCTTCATGCGCAACAACCGCACCGTCAAGGAAATCATCAACGCGCCGCGTGACCTCTCGGTCGAGGTTCCAACCGGCCTCCAACATCTGAATTTCCCATGA
- a CDS encoding FkbM family methyltransferase — MDRDGAIRDILALHGSGRLAEAHNLAQEASKVLATDGQLFQILHALRLELMANRQNDLLTEMAQTMRREAQCTSQLLVRDILRDPKYDDPKRLERFGYSVASQNEEDGMLMEVFRRIGTTSKTFFEFGVGNGRQNITLHALLNQWRGWWIEINPPKVKYMRKYFAAALASGQLVLDDTPIDAENIDAVCAKLGIPAEIDLLSIDIDGNDYHVFKAMKAVQARVVVLEYNPLYPPPMSLVGAYDKTYSYTGDSYIGASLSPLTRLAEEKGYQLVGTSISGINAIFVRRDLVGDKFASPATPEHLCNAPRYQLQLSGWFRGWRQCQFRPHDSGVTRGRISFFPCDG; from the coding sequence ATGGATCGAGACGGCGCAATTCGCGACATCCTGGCGCTGCATGGAAGCGGCCGACTTGCCGAAGCTCATAACCTCGCCCAGGAAGCCAGCAAGGTGCTCGCGACCGATGGCCAGTTGTTCCAGATCCTGCATGCCCTGCGCCTCGAACTGATGGCCAACCGCCAGAACGATCTGCTGACGGAAATGGCCCAGACGATGCGCCGCGAGGCCCAATGCACCTCGCAGCTGCTGGTGCGCGACATCCTGCGCGACCCCAAATATGACGACCCCAAGCGCCTGGAACGCTTCGGCTATTCGGTCGCCTCCCAAAACGAAGAGGACGGCATGCTGATGGAGGTGTTCCGGCGCATCGGCACCACCAGCAAGACCTTCTTCGAGTTTGGCGTCGGCAATGGCCGCCAGAACATCACGCTCCATGCCCTGCTCAACCAATGGCGCGGCTGGTGGATCGAGATCAACCCACCCAAGGTGAAGTATATGCGCAAATACTTCGCCGCCGCCCTGGCATCGGGCCAGCTCGTACTGGACGACACCCCGATCGATGCCGAGAACATCGACGCGGTCTGCGCCAAGCTTGGCATTCCGGCGGAAATCGACCTGCTTTCGATCGATATCGACGGCAATGACTATCATGTGTTCAAGGCGATGAAGGCGGTTCAGGCACGCGTCGTGGTGCTGGAATACAACCCGCTCTATCCCCCGCCGATGAGCCTGGTCGGTGCCTATGACAAGACCTACAGCTATACGGGCGACAGCTATATCGGCGCCTCGCTCTCGCCCCTCACCCGCCTCGCCGAGGAAAAAGGCTACCAGCTGGTGGGCACCAGCATCAGCGGTATCAACGCGATCTTCGTGCGACGCGATCTTGTCGGCGACAAGTTCGCAAGTCCGGCGACACCCGAGCATCTCTGCAATGCACCGCGCTACCAGCTCCAGCTATCTGGGTGGTTTCGGGGCTGGCGCCAGTGCCAATTTCGGCCCCATGATTCCGGGGTAACCCGCGGGCGGATCAGCTTTTTTCCTTGCGACGGATAA
- a CDS encoding acetyltransferase — protein sequence MKRSNRRGGTGTSFELRGFLTTSLKTRGNRSWVIRCWGASIRREFADCRFINGIASESSYTRKPEIVARSGLARERFVTIIHPAASIARTAQIGLGTSIMANSVICPDAVIGDHVIILQNTVVNHHSRIADHVTLSSGITILGYVTVEDSAFVGGGASLRPYIRVGARALVGMGAVVVKDVAADETVAGNPAKVIRRKEKS from the coding sequence TTGAAGAGATCAAACCGGCGCGGTGGCACCGGTACCAGCTTCGAACTTCGCGGCTTTCTGACGACATCCCTGAAAACCAGGGGAAATCGGTCCTGGGTTATCCGGTGCTGGGGCGCATCGATCAGGCGCGAATTTGCCGACTGCAGGTTCATCAACGGAATCGCCAGCGAATCCAGCTACACCAGGAAGCCGGAGATCGTCGCGCGATCAGGCCTGGCGCGAGAGCGGTTCGTCACCATCATCCATCCCGCGGCGAGCATCGCCCGCACGGCGCAGATCGGGCTTGGCACGTCGATCATGGCGAACAGCGTAATCTGCCCGGACGCGGTGATCGGGGATCACGTCATCATCCTGCAGAACACGGTGGTTAATCACCATTCCCGCATCGCCGACCATGTCACCTTGTCGTCCGGCATCACGATCCTCGGCTATGTCACGGTCGAGGACAGCGCCTTTGTCGGCGGCGGCGCGTCGCTGCGACCCTATATAAGGGTCGGCGCCAGGGCCTTGGTCGGTATGGGTGCCGTCGTGGTGAAAGACGTGGCTGCGGACGAGACCGTCGCCGGCAATCCGGCAAAGGTTATCCGTCGCAAGGAAAAAAGCTGA